The DNA segment TCGGCAAGCTGTGCGGCAACTGCTGCAAAGGCATCCCCCAGCCGTACCGGCACGGCATCCTGCAGATGGGTACGCCCGAGCTTGACGATATCGGCAAACTCCTGCCCCTTGCTGCGCAGTGCCGCCGCCAGGGCATCCACCGAACTGCACAGCGGCTCGAGGAGCTCCAGACAGGCAAGGTTGATGGCTGTCGGGATAACATCGTTGGAGCTCTGCCCCATATTTACATGATCATTGGGATGCAGCCGGGAACCAAGTCGATGTGCTGCCAGCCTGGCGATTACCTCGTTGGCATTCATATTCCATGAGGTGCCGGACCCGGTCTGAAAAACCTCTACCGGAAAGGCATCGCCAAGCTCTCCCTGCCAGATCTGCAGCGCTGTCTCGCGTACCGCCCTGGCAGCATCAGGGTCAAGCCGCCCCAGCTCGGCGTTAGCGTTGGCAGCGGCGGCCTTGACCAGTCCAACCGACCGACGCAGTGCAGCCGGCATCGGGTAGCCGGAAAAGGTAAAATTATCGACTGCCCGCTGGGTCTGTGCCCCCCAGGCCGCATCTGCCGGCAGGACTACCTCGCCCAGTGAGTCACGCTCGGTTCGTTTGTCAGGTGCCATAGAAAAATACCGTCTCTTTCTCAAAGTGGGGTTGGGCATGTATAACACTTAACGGCTTGGAAAAGTAATACCCCTGTACATAATCGCAGCTGCTTTGCTTGAGAAAATCAAACTGCTGTTTGGTCTCCACCCCTTCGGCCACCACCCGCATATGCATGCTGTGCGCCATGGAAATAATCGCGGTTACGATAGCAGCCTGGTTGTCGCGCACCATCAAATCACGAATAAAGCTGCGATCAATCTTGAGCTGATCCACCGGCAGGGTCTTGAGATAACTCAGGCTCGAGTAGCCGGTTCCGAAATCATCAATCGATATCTGCAAACCGGCATCCTTGAAGCGACGCAGGGTGCGTACCGATTCATCTATGTCCTGCATAAGGCTGTTCTCGGTAATCTCGATGGTAACACGATCCGGCGAGAGTCCTGTCTCCTGCAGGATTCCCAGCAGATTATCGACCAGATTCGGCTGGATAAACTGGCGCGCCGAGAGGTTGATCCCGACCGAGGCATCCACAACACCAAGTTCAAGCCAGGCAGCGTACTGACTGCAGGCCTGGCGAAATACGTACTCCCCCAGACGATAGATCAGTCCGTTCTCCTCGGCAAGCGGGATGAACTGTCCTGGCGGGATCTCACCCCGTTCGGGATGAAACAGACGTGCCAGCGCCTCGCTTGATGACAATCGACCGGTTTCCATATCAATCACCGGCTGGAAATACACCTGAATCATCTGTTCATCCAGTGCGGTGCGTACCGTTTCCTCAAGGTAAATCCGGTGTTGTACCCGCTCATTCAGATCCGGGGTGTAGAAATGATGATAGCCCTTGCAGTGTGTCTTGGCACGAATAAGAGCCAGATCGGCATTGGACAGCAAGTCCTGGGAGGTAGTCCCGTCATCCGGATAGATACTGGCACCGACAGTAGCCCCGAGATAGATAACGCTGCTGTCAACGGTAAACGGTTCGGACAGCAGCTCGATGATGCGCTGTGCAATCTCCCCGGCATCATCCGGTGTGCGGATATCAGGCAGCAGTACCGTAAACTCATCTCCGCCGGTCCGCGCAACCGAGTCACCGATCCGCACCGCCGATGAAACCCTGGCGGCAGCGATTTTCAGAACCTCGTCGCCGACGGTATGCCCCATACCGTCGTTAATGGTCTTGAAGTCGTCCAGGTCCACGATAAGCAGCCCCAGACCGCGGTTTTTCAGTGCAGCCTGCACTATTGCCAGCTCGATACGATCCTGCAGCAGCATGCGATTCGGCAGCGATGTCAATGCATCATGCTGCACGCTGTGCTGCAGCTTTGCCTCGGCTTCCCGGATACGGCTGGTGTCATTTACCAGATAGCAGTAGTACTGCTCGGCATCACTGGCTATCCCCAGGATTGTCACCTTGAAGAAAAAATACTCCCCGCATTTGCGGGTACTCCAGAGGCTACCGCTCCAGGAGCCGTGTTCTGCTACCCGGCGCAAGATCTCTGTATAGTATGAATCCTCATAGCTGTCGGAGCGAAAACGGTTAATGCTGGTTCCCACCAGTTCCTGTGGAGCATAGCCGGCGATCTCCTGAAAGGCATTGTTCACAAAGCGGATTGTGTGCCGGGAATCGGTGAGCACAATACCCTCGGCACTGAAGGTGCAGACAGAATCCAGCATGGTTGAGATAGTAGTAGCAGATACACAGTTGCTTATCATTGTCGCTATAGTAAACCGGGCTTTACTCACCGTCAAGAAAATACGGCAGCAGCGCTTGCGCCCTGCTGCCGCAGTCGTTACCATAGGCGCTATGGATACCGTCGAAGATTTCACCCAGCCGATACGGTTGAGCAGCAGCATTGTACTGCTGGGCATGAAGCATGTCGGCAAGACTACCCTCGGGCAGCAGTTTGCCACCCGCCATCATCTGGCCTGGATCGACATGGATGAACTGATCGTGGATCGGGCCCGTGAATCGTACAACATCGAGGCGCGCAACGCCCGCGAGGTCTATATCAAACTGGGTAAAGACGGATTCCAGGAGATCGAGACCGCCGCGGCCCGCTATCTGCGGCTGTACAGTTCGCGCAACCAGATCATCGCAACCGGAGGAGGGATTGCTGACAATCCTGCCGCCCTGGCTGAGCTGGCTGCTATCGGTACCTCGGTATACCTGCAGGAAAGCCCCGATATACTCTTCCAGCGGATCATGGCCGGTGGTCTGCCGCCATTTCTCGACGCCCGGGATCCACGCGGGTCTTTCGATGAACTGTTTGACCGACGGGATGCGATATACCGGAAAACAGCCAGGATTGTGCTGAACCTGCAGGGGGCGTCAATACCCGAAGCCCTGCAGCTTTTCGAAACGGCAATCAGGGGCTGAACGACTCCCTGCAGCGACCAGACAGCAGCCCGGTGGTCTGGCGAGCTCATCGGGCAAAAAAAGCCGCCGCAGATGCGACGGCCGTCTATCGAAGCAAGAGGCGATTTACTCCTCCTCTACCTCAAAGTCTTCTTTCTCGGCACCACACATCGGGCATACCCAGTCTTCAGGAATTGCCTCAAATGCTGTACCAGGCTCTACGCCGTTATCCGGATCGCCTTCCTCGGGGTCGTAAATATACCCGCATACCACACAAACGTACTTTTGCATTTCCGTCTCCTTTATTCTTTATGATGATCTTTTAATGCATTTTGCAGCATGACTGCAAGTCCCAGCAGGATAATCGTAATCGGCCACCAGCGCACCATGAACCGGGCAAAGCTGATCTGCACCAGGCCGAGGCTGAACATAAGAAACACACCGGAAAGTAACATCAGCACCAGCCCGGGAATCATATACGCTGCCCGGTGTTCATGCTTTTTTTGCTGCCCGTAAAAAAGCAGGGCAACTGCAAGCACCGACATGAACAGTGGCCACATCCGTTCCAGCACCGCCCATGACAATACGGTGTTTAACAGAACCAGAAAAAGCCCGCCAAGCAGCAGAAAAAATCCCAGAAAAACAGCGCCCTCACTGTCCGGCACGGTATAGCCGCGATACAGGAGATAGATCCCCACGATCAACAGCAGTGCCGGCCACACCGACACAACCGACGGCAGAACACCGGTGGTCAGCAGCAGCAGAATCCCTCCGACCAGGGTGGCGCCCAATCCAAAAAAGAACAGCTTCTGTGGTCTGCGATTCTCCATCTGATTCACCTCTAACACTTCAAACTAACAGAACATTCTGCCCTTGCCAACTGTTTTCTTTCCGGCTACAGTGCAGTATGCAGCGTAACGTGATTGCTGGAGCCGTCCTGACCGTGCTCCTGCTGGTTTTATATGGATGTAGCAACCTGCTGGGAGGCCCGGTGCAGCAGGAGTCGGCCGCCGAGCTGCGGCAGCTTCTGGCGGAACGCAGCGATGATCCCGATGCCCAGGTGGTGGTGGTTGAGCAGCTGATACAGCAGCTGCGCAAGGACGACCGGCACCAGGAGATTCAGCCGCTGCTGTCGCGACTGGTCGCGCGCCAGCCCGACAACCCGTACAATGCCTATTATCTCACCCTGATTGGCGAGCAGCTGCGATCCGATGGTAAGCCGCATGCAGCCAGGCTATACTACTACCGTGCGGTCTACCGCTATCCCGATGTGGAGATCGGCAGCAATTCGGTCCACTACCGTGCCCTGAACGCACTGCTGGCAACTACCAGCGATCCGGAAAGGAAACTGCAGCACTACACCACCCTGCAAAGCCGATTCGCCGGTCGGATCGATCCCGGTCTGCACCATTACCACATGGCCAGGACCTATGAGTCGATCGGGGATTATGAGGCTGCATTCGAGGAATACCGCAAATTCATCAGTTATCCGGATACCCGCATCCCGGGAAAACCGAATGCGCACCGCAGCGTCCAGCAGCTGCTGGACTTTCAGAACAGCTCCCGCAACTGGACCCATGAAACCCTCGATGGCCTGGTACGCGAGATTCAGGCTGCCATCGCAGCCAGAAACCCCGCACGCCTGAATCGCAGCCGTTCACAGGCAAACTTTTTTGCCATGTCCTGGAAGCAGGATGAATCCGATGCCAATACCCAGCCAAACATAGACATCGGTTCCTTTCTGATTCGCAATCGCATTCGCTATGCATCGGAGCTTGAACCGCAAAGCAACTCCCACGAGGCATTCCTGTGGACATCCGGCTGGGAGGCGCGTATCCCGACCTGGTATCTGTACTTTCGCAAGATCGATTTCCCCGCCGACCCCGAGATACACGGCAACTGGGAGTGGGCAGGAATCTACTTCGGGGAATCCCTGTAATGTCCGCTTGGGATACCGTCGTTTACCGCCGATACTGACGGTATGTACGAGCGCTACCTCCGACAGTTAGTGATAGCCGTGCTGTGGTGTACGGTCGCAACCTTTGCCGCAGCCGACAGCGCCTCGGTTGAATATGTGATCGACTGGGTCAACAACCGTCTGACAATCAACGCCGAAGCCCCGGTTCCGGATCAACAGCGCAATCGCGCGGCCGCCCGCCAGCAGACCACCCGCGATCTGGAAAATCGTCTGCCGCAGTTTCTGTCTGAGGGGGTCCTGCTGGTAACCGTTGATGCAGAACACCGGATCGGCGAAAGCACAGCCGCCAACACCGCGGTGCTACAGCATATCGCGGAAATCTTCTCTGCTGGCAGTCGTGAGTACTCACGCCTGCACGATGACCTGCGCCGGGTGCAGCTGCGCTATCATGTACCGCTGCAGCCTGCCATACTTGCACCGCTGATCTCGCAGGACCGCGCTCGCCCGGTTCCACGCCGGCTGGGCTGGACCCCGCGTGCCGAGTATTCGGGGATTCTGATCTACGCCGCTGCGCAGGATACCCGCGGAGCCCTGCTACCGCGGATTGTGGATCGCACCGGCACCGTGTACCATGACTACAGCGCCCTTGATCCCGATCTGCTGATGCAGCGTGGAATGGTGCTCTATTCCGACACCCCAGGCAGCCTGGCGGTCACCGAGCGGGTTGGTGCCAGCCCGCGCCGGGTAACCTCAATTGCAGTCAGCGGCAGTCATGGTACAGATATTGTCCTGAGCGATGAAGACATCCATGCACTGCTGAGCACCCCCAGTACACGCGCTGCATTGCGTCAAGGCAGGGTTGCGGTCATCCTGCACCCGGATCACGTATTCGACCGTTATTGACTTTTACCGCTGCTTGTCGGCATCATACTGGTATGATGAACCCGAATCGTCCTGCTGGCCTGCTTCTTCGTTGTATTTCCTGCGCTTCCTGCATCACCCTGACTGCTCTGGTTCTGCTGCTGGCAAGCTGCGGCACCGAGACATCAGCGGTCGTGCTGTGGTCACCCGATACCGACATGATGGCAAACGGCTCGGTTGTCACGGTAGTTTCGGAGGGCTCTGACAGCGCCATTATCCGTTTACCCGAAGACGGCAGCAATCACACCGTCGATCTGTGGCGCATCGCCATTTTTCCATCGGCCGCTGAGGCAGCCAATTATGCCGAAAAGTATGAAGCGGTGGCAGAAACTACCGCCGTGTCCCAGCGTAATGCCCTGCCGGTACGACAGGAACCGCGCAGCAACAGTTCGATCGTGTACCGCTTGCGCGAGGGCGAAACCATCAAGGTTATCGGTCATACCGATACCCCGGTCATCGAGGGCAACCTCGAGGATTTCTGGTACGAGGTACTCACCGACTCCGGTGTTCACGGCCATGTATTCGGGTTCCATCTGCAGCTGATTGACCCCTCCACCGCACTGGAACAGGATCGCGAAGATATGCTGGATGAGCAGCTGCAGGCGCTGCTGGTTGAGCAATGGCGTCCGATTGGCTTCCGCCGCATGATCAACGATCGCCAGATTGACCTGCAGCGACTGCGATCCCGCTACGGGCTGTTTTTCGACACCGAAGAGCAGCGCATCGACATCGTGCTGTCTGGTGATTCCTTCGTGTACGGTTACGACGAGATTCAGCAGACGAACAGCAGCAGCTACCTGTTTACCGGTGCCGATGTCCAGATTCGGTTTCTGGCAGATGACGAGATCCGCGTCCAGTTTCCCGTGGGAAGCCGCACCCAGAGTGAAAGCTTTGTACTTATTGATGATGACCTCGGTGAAATCCGCGAGCGGGAAGAGCAGCGCCGTGAAGACCTGCTGGCGTCACTGCGGGAGGGCGGCAACGAACTCAGCAGCACCGCCTACGGCACCATCGTCCTGAATCAGGACGGAACATTCATGTGGTCCGGGTACGATCGTCTGCAGCCGCGGGTCCTCCCGGCTGGCCTGAGTGGTACAGGCGAGCTTGATTTCTCCTATTTTCTGAGTCGGGAGCTGCGTTCCCAGTATGACGGCGCGGTTGGATTCCGGTTTGATGGTCGCCAGCAGACAGTCGTATTCCTCTTCGAGCTGATCAATTCCGGCCTGCGGCTGACCCACGCCCCCGACAGCACTATCAGCAACTCGGTGGTTGAATCGGTCAGCATGTCCCCTACCATCCTGTTCTTTCAGTATCTGCCGGATGATGACCAGGACGGACCGGATGACGACTGGTTCATCTTTGACGCCGACGAAGACTGAGCATGGCTGAGTATCACCTGCAGGCATCGCAGATTTCTCATTCATTCGGCGCCCAGACCGTGTTCGATCAGGTTTCGCTCAAGATGCGTTCTGGTGACCGGATTGCGCTGGCCGGATCGAACGGCAGCGGCAAGACAACCTTTATGCGCATCCTGTCCGGACAGCTGCAGCCGGACAGCGGCACCATCCACCTGAGCCGCAATGCCCGCATCGGGTATCTCCCGCAGCAGGGAGTACCGCTGAGTGGGCACTCTATCTTTGCAGAAACCGAGCAGGTATTCGATCACATAGCCACGCTGATTCAGCGGCGCCAGCAGCTGGGAGAGAAAATGGCAGCCGGCGATCACAATCCGGCTGTACTGGAGGAGTACGGTGCGCTGCAGGAGCATATCGAGCACTCCGGGTATTACCAGCGCGAATCAGTGATCGAATCAACCCTGAAAGGGCTTGGCTTTCACCGCTCGGATCTGGAGCGCCCCTGTGCCGAGTTCTCCGGTGGATGGCGCATGCGCATCGCCCTGGCAAAAATCCTGATCGACCGGCCAGACTTCCTGCTGCTGGACGAGCCGACCAACTATCTTGACATCGAGGCTCGTGAGTGGCTCGAGGCCTGGATGAATCGCTTTGAAGGGGGCATCCTGCTGGTTGCACACGACCGCTATTTTCTGGACACGACCATGAATCAGGTTGTCGAGCTGTTTCAGTCCCGCCTGCGACGTTATCCTGGCAGCTACACCCGGTACGAACAGGTACGTACCGGCGAGATCATGCAACTGACTCGCGAGTACGAGCAACAGCAGTCAGAGATCGCCCGCCATGAAGATTTTGTACGCCGGTTCCGGTACAATGCCCGTAAAGCAAAGCAGGTACAGAGCCGTATCAAGATGCTGGAAAAGATCGATACCATCGAGTTGCCCCCACATCTGAAACCGATAGCTATCCCGATGCCGGAACCCCCGCACAGCGGTAAGGATGTGCTTACCCTGAATGGCCTCAGCAAGTCCTACGGCAACCTGCAGGTACTCAATCACCTTGACCTGTCGGTACAGCGCGGTGAGTGTATCGCGCTTACCGGTAAGAATGGCATGGGAAAGTCTACCCTGCTGCGTATCCTGGCTGGCGTGGACACCAGCTTCGACGGCGGCCTGCAGCTTGGCAGCGGGGTGTCAGTCGGGTTTTACGCCCAGGAATCCGCCTACAGCCTGCCCGAGGAACCGGGCATTTTGGAGTATCTTGAGGAACAGGCCCCGCGCGAGCGGGCCGGGAGTGTCCGCAGCCTGCTGGGTGCGTTCCTGTTTCATGGTGATGATGTGTTCAAGCCTATAGGGGTACTGAGCGGTGGGGAACGCAGTCGGGTTGCCCTGCTGGAGGTTCTGCTGCAGCCGGTCAATCTGCTGCTGCTGGACGAACCCACCAACCACCTGGATATTGTGTCCCAGGATGTTCTGGCAGAGGCACTCACCTCCTTCGGGGGGACCGCAGTGGTGGTATCCCATGATCATGATTTTCTGGAAAGGATCGCTACCAGGGTTATTGAACTGGGGCCGCGCAGTCACCGCAACTTTCCCGGGGATTATCGCTACTACCTGCAGCGAATTCAGCAGGAGTCTGCAGAATCACCGGGAGCATCATCACCGGCTGCCACCGTCGCACCCGATACCGCCGGCGGAGCTGCGCAGCAGGACTACACTGAACAGAAGCGTATCCGTTCACGCATCCAGAAG comes from the Spirochaeta africana DSM 8902 genome and includes:
- the rd gene encoding rubredoxin — translated: MQKYVCVVCGYIYDPEEGDPDNGVEPGTAFEAIPEDWVCPMCGAEKEDFEVEEE
- a CDS encoding shikimate kinase; its protein translation is MVEIVVADTQLLIIVAIVNRALLTVKKIRQQRLRPAAAVVTIGAMDTVEDFTQPIRLSSSIVLLGMKHVGKTTLGQQFATRHHLAWIDMDELIVDRARESYNIEARNAREVYIKLGKDGFQEIETAAARYLRLYSSRNQIIATGGGIADNPAALAELAAIGTSVYLQESPDILFQRIMAGGLPPFLDARDPRGSFDELFDRRDAIYRKTARIVLNLQGASIPEALQLFETAIRG
- a CDS encoding putative bifunctional diguanylate cyclase/phosphodiesterase → MLDSVCTFSAEGIVLTDSRHTIRFVNNAFQEIAGYAPQELVGTSINRFRSDSYEDSYYTEILRRVAEHGSWSGSLWSTRKCGEYFFFKVTILGIASDAEQYYCYLVNDTSRIREAEAKLQHSVQHDALTSLPNRMLLQDRIELAIVQAALKNRGLGLLIVDLDDFKTINDGMGHTVGDEVLKIAAARVSSAVRIGDSVARTGGDEFTVLLPDIRTPDDAGEIAQRIIELLSEPFTVDSSVIYLGATVGASIYPDDGTTSQDLLSNADLALIRAKTHCKGYHHFYTPDLNERVQHRIYLEETVRTALDEQMIQVYFQPVIDMETGRLSSSEALARLFHPERGEIPPGQFIPLAEENGLIYRLGEYVFRQACSQYAAWLELGVVDASVGINLSARQFIQPNLVDNLLGILQETGLSPDRVTIEITENSLMQDIDESVRTLRRFKDAGLQISIDDFGTGYSSLSYLKTLPVDQLKIDRSFIRDLMVRDNQAAIVTAIISMAHSMHMRVVAEGVETKQQFDFLKQSSCDYVQGYYFSKPLSVIHAQPHFEKETVFFYGT
- a CDS encoding DUF5668 domain-containing protein — its product is MENRRPQKLFFFGLGATLVGGILLLLTTGVLPSVVSVWPALLLIVGIYLLYRGYTVPDSEGAVFLGFFLLLGGLFLVLLNTVLSWAVLERMWPLFMSVLAVALLFYGQQKKHEHRAAYMIPGLVLMLLSGVFLMFSLGLVQISFARFMVRWWPITIILLGLAVMLQNALKDHHKE
- a CDS encoding ABC-F family ATP-binding cassette domain-containing protein encodes the protein MAEYHLQASQISHSFGAQTVFDQVSLKMRSGDRIALAGSNGSGKTTFMRILSGQLQPDSGTIHLSRNARIGYLPQQGVPLSGHSIFAETEQVFDHIATLIQRRQQLGEKMAAGDHNPAVLEEYGALQEHIEHSGYYQRESVIESTLKGLGFHRSDLERPCAEFSGGWRMRIALAKILIDRPDFLLLDEPTNYLDIEAREWLEAWMNRFEGGILLVAHDRYFLDTTMNQVVELFQSRLRRYPGSYTRYEQVRTGEIMQLTREYEQQQSEIARHEDFVRRFRYNARKAKQVQSRIKMLEKIDTIELPPHLKPIAIPMPEPPHSGKDVLTLNGLSKSYGNLQVLNHLDLSVQRGECIALTGKNGMGKSTLLRILAGVDTSFDGGLQLGSGVSVGFYAQESAYSLPEEPGILEYLEEQAPRERAGSVRSLLGAFLFHGDDVFKPIGVLSGGERSRVALLEVLLQPVNLLLLDEPTNHLDIVSQDVLAEALTSFGGTAVVVSHDHDFLERIATRVIELGPRSHRNFPGDYRYYLQRIQQESAESPGASSPAATVAPDTAGGAAQQDYTEQKRIRSRIQKLEKQEAAVVAEMETADQEVAWLQQRLSDPEVYTDGEQVQQVQEQLLAAQERQEHLAEQWEKIDTELNELRSPDLS
- a CDS encoding SH3 domain-containing protein encodes the protein MMNPNRPAGLLLRCISCASCITLTALVLLLASCGTETSAVVLWSPDTDMMANGSVVTVVSEGSDSAIIRLPEDGSNHTVDLWRIAIFPSAAEAANYAEKYEAVAETTAVSQRNALPVRQEPRSNSSIVYRLREGETIKVIGHTDTPVIEGNLEDFWYEVLTDSGVHGHVFGFHLQLIDPSTALEQDREDMLDEQLQALLVEQWRPIGFRRMINDRQIDLQRLRSRYGLFFDTEEQRIDIVLSGDSFVYGYDEIQQTNSSSYLFTGADVQIRFLADDEIRVQFPVGSRTQSESFVLIDDDLGEIREREEQRREDLLASLREGGNELSSTAYGTIVLNQDGTFMWSGYDRLQPRVLPAGLSGTGELDFSYFLSRELRSQYDGAVGFRFDGRQQTVVFLFELINSGLRLTHAPDSTISNSVVESVSMSPTILFFQYLPDDDQDGPDDDWFIFDADED